The following coding sequences lie in one Euhalothece natronophila Z-M001 genomic window:
- a CDS encoding DUF3110 domain-containing protein, with protein sequence MRVYVLLFNAGSDNQGIHSLKMGERDIVLMFESHDDATRFALMLEAQDFPQPTVEELDSEEIEAFCAETGYEARRIPEGELITPPDTSVEQTDWNLQGTVNPSQEPKTDSLDDVRRRLENLL encoded by the coding sequence ATGCGGGTTTACGTACTCTTATTTAATGCCGGAAGTGACAATCAAGGGATTCATTCTTTAAAAATGGGCGAACGCGATATTGTATTAATGTTTGAGTCCCATGATGATGCCACTCGTTTTGCTCTGATGCTAGAAGCTCAAGATTTTCCCCAGCCTACGGTAGAAGAACTTGATTCTGAAGAAATTGAAGCCTTCTGTGCTGAAACTGGTTATGAAGCCCGACGCATTCCAGAAGGAGAATTAATTACCCCTCCTGATACCAGCGTAGAACAAACTGATTGGAATTTGCAGGGAACGGTGAACCCTTCACAAGAGCCAAAAACTGATAGTTTAGACGATGTTCGTCGTCGCTTGGAAAACTTACTCTAA
- a CDS encoding alpha/beta fold hydrolase, whose translation MTSTYFPHFIPNIAQNLTEKESCQLVHQIKQEPIATSLNSQKIKTTYIQGGEGELPILLLHGFDSSLIEFRRLFPKLTPTTETFALDFLGFGLTDRPLEIPVTPEAIKAHIYAFWKQLIERPMVLVGASMGGAAAIDFALTYPEIVKKLVLLDSAGFAGGPTMGKLMFPPLDRLAAAFLKSVKVRKRIIENAYYDRRLATEDALYCSLLHLADPNWAKAIISFTKSGGYNFLRPKISQIPQQTLIIWGEEDQILGTKDATRFESTIPDSELVWIPQSGHVPHLEKPELTTETILRFFRAS comes from the coding sequence ACCTCTACTTATTTCCCCCATTTTATCCCTAATATTGCTCAAAATTTAACCGAAAAAGAATCTTGTCAATTAGTTCATCAAATCAAACAAGAGCCTATTGCAACCTCTCTAAATTCTCAAAAGATCAAGACAACCTATATCCAAGGAGGAGAGGGAGAACTACCAATTTTACTGCTACATGGATTTGATAGTTCTTTAATCGAGTTTCGTCGCCTCTTTCCGAAATTAACGCCGACAACAGAAACTTTTGCTCTGGATTTTTTGGGGTTTGGTTTAACCGATCGTCCTCTAGAGATTCCTGTGACACCAGAAGCAATTAAAGCCCATATTTATGCCTTTTGGAAGCAACTAATAGAACGTCCAATGGTTCTTGTAGGGGCTTCTATGGGAGGTGCTGCTGCCATTGATTTTGCTCTAACTTATCCTGAAATTGTCAAAAAATTAGTGTTACTCGATAGCGCTGGCTTTGCTGGTGGCCCCACGATGGGAAAATTAATGTTTCCCCCTCTAGATCGTTTAGCAGCTGCCTTTTTAAAGAGTGTGAAAGTACGAAAAAGAATTATTGAAAATGCTTATTATGATCGCCGTTTAGCCACTGAAGATGCTCTCTATTGTTCACTATTACATTTAGCTGATCCCAATTGGGCGAAAGCAATAATTTCTTTTACTAAAAGTGGTGGTTATAACTTTCTCCGTCCTAAAATCAGCCAAATCCCCCAGCAAACCTTAATTATCTGGGGGGAAGAAGACCAAATTCTCGGCACTAAGGATGCAACACGCTTTGAAAGTACCATCCCCGATAGTGAGCTAGTTTGGATTCCCCAATCAGGTCATGTGCCTCATTTAGAAAAACCTGAGTTAACCACAGAAACAATTTTAAGATTTTTTAGAGCCAGCTAA